Proteins from a genomic interval of Ferrovibrio terrae:
- a CDS encoding Ldh family oxidoreductase, translated as MTERFAATDLVTFAIDLLRKGGLDVEKARATAAILVEGDLMGHSTHGLQLLGPYLAELEAGRMAKNGEPTIIAERPAVLTWNGHYLPGPWLVLKAIENAITRARTYGTGTVVINHSHHIACLAAYPLRVIERGMALLIASSDPHSGSVAPFGAIVGRYTPNPIAGGWPTKTTPVIFDISASTTTNGMVARLNRTGGKLGGPWLVDNKGNATDDPASFTATPPGAVLPLGGMDLGHKGFALGLLVEMLTSALAGSGRAEGSKQWGARVFVQVIDPAAFGGAEAFAQETEWLAEACRTAPVKPGNPSVRMPGERGLKLRTQQQAEGVTLHPEIMPSLRPWADKLGISVPKTA; from the coding sequence ATGACCGAACGCTTTGCCGCCACCGATCTTGTCACCTTCGCCATCGATCTGCTTCGCAAGGGCGGGCTGGATGTGGAAAAGGCCCGCGCCACCGCCGCGATCCTGGTCGAAGGTGACCTGATGGGCCACAGCACGCATGGCCTGCAGCTGCTCGGGCCTTACCTTGCGGAGCTGGAAGCCGGCCGCATGGCCAAGAACGGCGAGCCGACGATCATCGCCGAGCGCCCTGCGGTGCTTACCTGGAACGGCCATTACCTGCCCGGTCCCTGGCTGGTGCTCAAGGCCATCGAGAACGCCATCACGCGAGCCAGGACCTATGGGACCGGCACCGTGGTGATCAACCATTCGCACCACATCGCCTGTCTCGCCGCCTATCCGCTGCGTGTGATCGAGCGCGGCATGGCGCTGCTGATCGCCAGTTCCGACCCGCATAGCGGCTCAGTGGCGCCATTCGGTGCGATTGTCGGCCGCTACACACCCAACCCCATCGCCGGTGGCTGGCCGACCAAAACCACGCCGGTGATCTTCGATATCAGCGCTTCGACCACCACGAACGGCATGGTGGCGCGGCTGAACCGCACCGGTGGCAAACTCGGTGGCCCCTGGCTGGTCGACAACAAGGGCAACGCCACCGACGATCCCGCCAGCTTCACCGCGACGCCGCCCGGCGCGGTACTACCGCTCGGCGGTATGGATCTCGGCCACAAGGGCTTCGCGCTCGGCCTGCTGGTCGAAATGCTGACCTCGGCCCTCGCCGGTTCGGGCCGTGCCGAAGGTTCCAAACAGTGGGGCGCGCGCGTCTTCGTGCAGGTGATCGATCCAGCGGCCTTCGGCGGCGCCGAAGCATTTGCCCAGGAAACCGAATGGCTGGCCGAGGCCTGCCGTACCGCACCGGTCAAGCCCGGCAACCCGTCGGTGCGCATGCCGGGCGAACGCGGCCTGAAGCTGCGGACGCAGCAGCAGGCCGAAGGTGTGACGCTGCATCCCGAGATCATGCCGAGCCTGCGGCCCTGGGCCGACAAGCTCGGCATATCGGTGCCAAAGACGGCGTAG
- a CDS encoding nitrile hydratase accessory protein, with amino-acid sequence MTSLKDILPDLPCDDTAAPVFRAPWEAQAFAMAVSLHQKGLFTWTEWAAVLTAEIRAAQAAGDPDTGATYYHHWLRALERLAVEKGAATPAALQAKAAAWDRAARATPHGQPVTLLS; translated from the coding sequence GTGACCAGCCTGAAAGACATTCTGCCGGATCTGCCCTGTGACGACACTGCGGCACCGGTATTTCGCGCGCCATGGGAAGCGCAGGCCTTTGCCATGGCCGTCAGCCTGCACCAGAAGGGCCTGTTCACCTGGACCGAATGGGCAGCGGTGCTGACTGCCGAGATCAGGGCCGCGCAGGCGGCGGGCGATCCCGATACCGGCGCGACCTACTATCACCATTGGCTGCGCGCGCTGGAGCGCCTGGCCGTCGAGAAGGGTGCTGCGACACCGGCAGCTTTGCAGGCCAAGGCCGCGGCCTGGGATCGCGCCGCGCGCGCCACGCCGCACGGCCAGCCCGTTACGCTGCTTTCCTGA